The following are encoded together in the Sphingomicrobium clamense genome:
- the glpX gene encoding class II fructose-bisphosphatase: MSNTANTLDRVLVLEMVRVTEAAAIAASKWIGRGDNDAADAAAVEAMREQLNKLPMDGTVVIGEGERDEAPMLYIGEKVGSNPRDEDVPGIDIALDPLEGTTITAKAGPNALAVLAIAEAGHLLNAPDVYMQKIAIGPGYPDGTIDLADSVTNNVKRLAAAKGVEPGDINACVLDRDRHADIIAELRSIGCGVMLIPDGDVAGVIATTDPDTQVDIYIGTGGAPEGVLAAAALRCVGGQIQGKLLFRDDDERGRAERWGITDLDRIYTLDDMAKGDCIFAATGVTDGSLLDGVKRRKGGCIETESIVMRASSGTVRYVKGEHRKGAPA; the protein is encoded by the coding sequence GTGTCCAACACCGCCAACACGCTCGACCGCGTCCTCGTCCTCGAAATGGTCCGCGTGACCGAAGCTGCCGCCATCGCCGCCTCCAAGTGGATCGGGCGCGGCGACAATGATGCGGCCGACGCCGCAGCGGTCGAGGCGATGCGCGAACAATTGAACAAGCTGCCGATGGACGGCACGGTTGTGATCGGCGAGGGCGAGCGCGACGAGGCGCCCATGCTCTATATCGGCGAGAAAGTGGGCTCCAATCCGCGCGACGAGGACGTGCCGGGCATCGACATCGCGCTCGACCCGCTCGAAGGCACCACCATCACCGCCAAGGCCGGACCCAACGCGCTCGCGGTGCTTGCCATCGCCGAGGCCGGACACCTGCTCAACGCGCCCGACGTCTACATGCAGAAGATCGCGATCGGGCCGGGCTATCCGGACGGCACGATCGATCTTGCCGATAGCGTCACCAACAACGTCAAGCGCCTCGCGGCGGCCAAGGGGGTCGAGCCGGGCGATATCAACGCCTGCGTACTCGACCGCGACCGCCACGCCGACATCATCGCCGAGCTGCGATCGATCGGCTGCGGCGTGATGCTGATCCCCGACGGCGACGTAGCGGGTGTCATTGCCACCACCGATCCCGATACGCAGGTCGACATCTACATCGGCACCGGCGGCGCGCCCGAGGGCGTGCTCGCGGCTGCTGCGCTGCGCTGCGTCGGCGGGCAGATCCAGGGCAAGCTGCTGTTCCGCGACGATGACGAGCGCGGCCGCGCCGAGCGTTGGGGGATCACCGATCTAGACCGCATCTACACCCTCGACGACATGGCCAAGGGCGACTGCATCTTCGCCGCGACCGGCGTCACCGACGGTTCGCTGCTCGACGGCGTCAAGCGCCGCAAGGGCGGCTGCATCGAGACCGAGAGCATCGTCATGCGCGCCTCCTCGGGCACCGTGCGCTACGTCAAGGGCGAACACCGCAAGGGCGCGCCCGCCTGA
- a CDS encoding PH domain-containing protein, whose amino-acid sequence MTIQQTDAASEAPLPETIDPIAPRLPAGMHPVEPAYRWVLRIQFILLWAPFLVGALVLDNFVLSEQGYPAYLSLAVAVLALAVIVIVPQRIWRRLGYRLSDRSLRVVRGWLFHTDTIVPFVRVQHLDVTRGPLEKLLGTASLIVHTAGTHNSVVTLPGLDPEKAEEMRAAIRAEIRTDWQ is encoded by the coding sequence ATGACCATTCAGCAAACCGACGCTGCATCCGAAGCGCCGCTTCCCGAGACCATCGACCCGATCGCCCCGCGCCTCCCCGCCGGCATGCACCCGGTCGAGCCCGCCTATCGCTGGGTCCTGCGCATCCAGTTCATCCTGCTTTGGGCGCCCTTCCTCGTTGGCGCGCTGGTGCTCGACAATTTCGTGCTCTCCGAACAGGGCTATCCCGCCTACCTCTCGCTCGCCGTTGCCGTGCTGGCGCTCGCGGTCATCGTAATCGTCCCGCAGCGCATCTGGCGGCGCCTCGGCTATCGCCTGTCCGACCGCAGCCTGCGCGTGGTGCGCGGGTGGCTATTCCACACCGACACGATCGTCCCCTTCGTCCGCGTCCAGCACCTCGACGTGACCCGCGGTCCGCTCGAAAAGCTGCTCGGTACCGCCAGCCTGATCGTCCACACCGCAGGCACGCATAACAGCGTCGTTACCCTCCCCGGCCTCGACCCCGAAAAAGCCGAAGAGATGCGCGCCGCGATCCGCGCCGAAATCCGGACCGACTGGCAGTGA